One region of Xylanimonas ulmi genomic DNA includes:
- the metH gene encoding methionine synthase, with amino-acid sequence MDATPTAPTSADARAAALLEAVRTRVVVADGAMGTMIQAADPTLDDFEGHEGCNEVLNVSRPDIIAGVHDAYLAVGVDAIETNTFGANWSNLGDYGIDDRIHELARAGAAIARERADAAATPDRPRWVLGAMGPGTKLPSLGHTTYAHLRETFAQQAAGLLEGGADALLIETSQDLLQAKAAVTAAHDAMSAVGRDVPVMVSVTVETTGTMLMGSEIGAALTALQSLGVDTIGLNCATGPDKMSEHLRYLSQHSELPVTCMPNAGLPELGPHGATYPLTPAELAAAHTQFVGEFGLGLVGGCCGTTPEHLRQVVEAVRGRALPERTVRRENAVASLYSPTDLTQELSYLAIGERTNANGSKAFREAMLEGRWDDIVDLARAQTREGAHLLDVCVDYVGRDGVADVREVVSRLASASTLPLVIDSTEPAVLRAGLELVGGRAVVNSVNFEDGEGPGSRFDRIMWLVKEHGAAVVALTIDEQGQARTTQTKVAIASRLIDTLVGRWGMRVDDIIVDALTFPIATGQEETRRDAIETIEAIRQITAKYPGVHTTLGVSNVSFGLNPAARTVLNSVFLHEAVAAGLDSAIVHAAKILPRTAIPDEQWEAALDLVWDRRRYDDAGELAHDPLAHLLSLFEGVDAAALRDARAAELAALPVGERLARRVVDGNKKGLEDDIDLALADGMRALDIVNEHLLGGMQVVGELFGSGQMQLPFVLQSAEVMKSAVALLEPHMERVEGDSGSKGTIVLATVRGDVHDIGKNLVDIILTNNGYTVVNIGIKQPVSAMIEAAQEHDADVIGMSGLLVKSTVVMKENLAELAARGLAGRWPVLLGGAALTRTFVEDDLASAFPGVVRYARDAFEGLRLMEPLVRVARGASPDDVGLPALRKRRHAAVSLVETAPQDMPARSDVATDNPVPTPPFWGTRVVKGMPLADYAAFLDERAVFLGQWGLKPGRGDDGASYEELRQREGLPRLAMWLERIRTERILDPSVVYGYFPAWSEGDDVVIAHHEGPDGGSGGPAGTERLRFRFPRQRRDRHLCLADFIRPRSYAEETGQFDVLPVQLVTVGSTVADHTAAMFAANAYRDYMELHGLSVQLTEALAEYWHARVRAELGFADEEPPDVAGLFKLEYRGARMSLGYPACPNMEDRHKVVELLRPERVGVTLSEELQLHPEASTDAFVFHHPDAKYFSV; translated from the coding sequence CTGGACGCCACCCCCACCGCACCCACGAGCGCCGACGCCCGCGCCGCAGCGCTGCTGGAGGCGGTGCGCACGCGCGTCGTCGTCGCGGACGGCGCCATGGGCACGATGATCCAGGCCGCGGACCCGACCCTCGACGACTTCGAGGGCCACGAGGGCTGCAACGAGGTGCTCAACGTCTCGCGCCCCGACATCATCGCGGGCGTCCACGACGCCTACCTCGCCGTCGGCGTCGACGCCATCGAGACCAACACGTTCGGCGCGAACTGGTCCAACCTCGGCGACTACGGCATCGACGACCGCATCCACGAGCTCGCCCGCGCCGGCGCCGCGATCGCCCGCGAGCGCGCCGACGCCGCGGCGACGCCGGACCGCCCGCGCTGGGTGCTCGGCGCGATGGGCCCCGGCACCAAGCTGCCGTCGCTGGGCCACACCACCTACGCGCACCTGCGCGAGACGTTCGCCCAGCAGGCGGCGGGGCTGCTGGAGGGCGGCGCCGACGCGCTGCTGATCGAGACCTCACAAGACCTGCTCCAGGCCAAGGCCGCGGTCACCGCCGCGCACGACGCGATGTCCGCCGTCGGGCGCGATGTGCCCGTGATGGTCTCGGTGACGGTCGAGACCACGGGCACGATGCTCATGGGCTCGGAGATCGGCGCGGCGCTGACCGCGCTGCAGTCGCTCGGCGTCGACACCATCGGCCTCAACTGCGCGACCGGGCCGGACAAGATGAGCGAGCACCTGCGCTACCTGTCGCAGCACAGCGAGCTGCCTGTCACCTGCATGCCCAACGCCGGCCTGCCCGAGCTCGGCCCGCACGGCGCCACCTACCCGCTCACGCCCGCCGAGCTCGCGGCCGCGCACACCCAGTTCGTCGGCGAGTTCGGCCTGGGCCTGGTGGGCGGGTGTTGCGGCACGACGCCGGAGCACCTGCGCCAGGTGGTCGAGGCCGTGCGCGGCCGGGCGCTGCCCGAGCGGACCGTGCGGCGCGAGAACGCCGTCGCCTCGCTGTACTCCCCCACCGACCTCACGCAGGAGCTCAGCTACCTGGCGATCGGCGAGCGCACCAACGCCAACGGCTCCAAGGCGTTCCGCGAGGCCATGCTGGAGGGCCGCTGGGACGACATCGTGGACCTGGCGCGCGCGCAGACGCGCGAGGGGGCGCACCTGCTCGACGTATGCGTCGACTACGTGGGGCGCGACGGCGTCGCCGACGTGCGCGAGGTGGTCTCCCGGCTGGCCAGCGCCAGCACGCTGCCGCTGGTGATCGACTCGACCGAGCCCGCGGTGCTGCGGGCCGGGCTTGAGCTCGTCGGCGGGCGCGCCGTCGTGAACTCGGTGAACTTCGAGGACGGCGAGGGCCCGGGCTCGCGGTTCGACCGCATCATGTGGCTGGTCAAGGAGCACGGCGCCGCCGTCGTCGCCCTGACCATCGACGAGCAGGGCCAGGCGCGCACCACGCAGACCAAGGTCGCGATCGCCTCGCGGCTCATCGACACGCTGGTCGGGCGGTGGGGCATGCGCGTCGACGACATCATCGTCGACGCCCTGACCTTCCCCATCGCGACGGGGCAGGAGGAGACGCGGCGCGACGCCATCGAGACCATCGAGGCGATCCGGCAGATCACCGCGAAGTACCCCGGCGTGCACACCACGCTCGGCGTGTCGAACGTGTCGTTCGGGCTCAACCCGGCCGCGCGCACAGTGCTCAACTCGGTGTTCCTGCACGAGGCCGTCGCGGCGGGCCTCGACTCCGCCATCGTGCACGCGGCCAAGATCCTGCCGCGCACCGCCATCCCCGACGAGCAGTGGGAGGCGGCGCTCGACCTGGTGTGGGACCGGCGGCGGTACGACGACGCGGGCGAGCTGGCGCACGACCCCCTGGCCCACCTGCTCTCGCTGTTCGAGGGCGTCGACGCCGCGGCGCTGCGCGACGCGCGCGCCGCCGAGCTCGCCGCGCTGCCCGTCGGCGAGCGGCTGGCCCGGCGCGTCGTCGACGGCAACAAGAAGGGCCTCGAGGACGACATCGACCTGGCCCTCGCCGACGGAATGCGGGCGCTCGACATCGTCAACGAGCACCTGCTCGGCGGCATGCAGGTGGTCGGCGAGCTGTTCGGCTCGGGGCAGATGCAATTGCCGTTCGTGCTCCAGAGCGCCGAGGTCATGAAGTCGGCGGTCGCGCTGCTCGAGCCGCACATGGAGCGGGTCGAGGGCGACTCGGGCTCCAAGGGCACCATCGTGCTGGCGACCGTGCGCGGCGACGTGCACGACATCGGCAAGAACCTCGTCGACATCATCCTGACGAACAACGGCTACACGGTCGTCAACATCGGCATCAAGCAGCCCGTCAGCGCCATGATCGAGGCCGCGCAGGAGCACGACGCCGACGTCATCGGCATGAGCGGCCTCCTGGTCAAGTCCACGGTGGTGATGAAGGAGAACCTGGCCGAGCTCGCCGCGCGCGGGCTCGCGGGGCGCTGGCCCGTGCTGCTCGGCGGCGCCGCGCTCACGCGCACCTTCGTCGAGGACGACCTCGCCTCGGCGTTCCCCGGCGTCGTCCGCTACGCTCGCGACGCCTTCGAGGGCCTGCGCCTCATGGAGCCGCTCGTGCGCGTCGCGCGCGGCGCCTCGCCCGACGACGTCGGCCTGCCCGCGCTGCGCAAGCGCCGCCACGCGGCGGTGTCGCTCGTCGAGACGGCGCCCCAGGACATGCCCGCACGCTCCGACGTCGCCACCGACAACCCGGTGCCCACGCCGCCGTTCTGGGGCACGCGCGTGGTCAAGGGCATGCCGCTCGCGGACTACGCCGCGTTCCTCGACGAGCGGGCCGTGTTCCTGGGCCAGTGGGGCCTCAAGCCCGGGCGCGGCGACGACGGCGCCTCCTACGAGGAGCTGCGCCAGCGCGAGGGCCTGCCCCGCCTGGCGATGTGGCTCGAGCGCATCCGCACCGAGCGGATCCTCGACCCGTCGGTCGTCTACGGCTACTTCCCCGCGTGGTCCGAGGGCGACGACGTCGTCATCGCACACCACGAGGGACCGGACGGCGGCTCGGGCGGCCCCGCGGGGACCGAGCGGCTCCGGTTCCGGTTCCCGCGGCAGCGGCGCGACCGGCACCTGTGCCTCGCGGACTTCATCCGGCCCCGCTCCTACGCCGAGGAGACCGGGCAGTTCGACGTGCTGCCCGTGCAACTGGTGACCGTCGGGTCGACCGTGGCCGACCACACCGCCGCGATGTTCGCGGCCAACGCCTACCGCGACTACATGGAGCTGCACGGATTGTCGGTGCAGCTCACCGAGGCGCTGGCCGAGTACTGGCACGCGCGCGTGCGCGCCGAGCTCGGCTTCGCCGACGAGGAGCCGCCCGACGTGGCCGGGCTGTTCAAGCTCGAGTACCGCGGGGCGCGCATGTCGCTCGGGTACCCGGCCTGCCCGAACATGGAGGACCGGCACAAGGTCGTGGAGCTGCTGCGCCCCGAGCGGGTGGGGGTCACGCTGTCCGAGGAGCTGCAGCTGCACCCCGAGGCGAGCACCGACGCGTTCGTGTTCCACCACCCGGACGCCAAGTACTTTTCTGTGTGA
- a CDS encoding AAA family ATPase, producing MAWFRRKRNVRPSDPVVVQVEYLPRGAAVPDHADDLPEWAKRLDPTSDLRAYAYEWRVEGLPSIGDFAIDDNGRVVVVVGRGLHGFDGSLAQIVDRLHLNAIELTARGGYASDDPTQTPVTHIDLTDEFESALEILRSGGSMFLTGKAGTGKSTLIRHYMESTRRNVVVAAPTGIAALNVDGLTIHRLFSFRASTSLHDVESGGYRPGRFAREIRGMDTLIIDEASMVRADLLDQIETALRRFGPRRGEPFGGVQVVLVGDLFQLPPVVPEAERAWLESRYETEYFFSARAFSRDRFPTVALTKVFRQLGDDHLTGVLNAVREGLLADEMRASLNTRADADFTPPQDEFWLTVAPTNHIVTARNRTALERLAGETFHHTATSWGDLTHFDSPVEPVVTYKVGAQVMLLNNDTAGRWVNGTIGRVEAVDGDTVTVQLNGGGAVEVAPHTWDVTEPRFVDGTMSREVVGGYTQLPFKLAWAVTIHKCQGLTLDRLVVDLSGGTFTFGQAYVALSRCTTMDGLVLHRPLEPRHLQTDRRVARFLAQSSGPAERGPVAIATLNVGAHDVRSKPRPVEIACVFVDGTEFSTLVNPERDLTGAREGFGIGVDDITLAPNLAQAWTVLAHVLDGATPVGVDLDQTLGYLDWELKRLGVVHQLPPGVEVDPRRAKGDEEAELTAPSAIRRARAALAIHLREPGAYGAAFDTPETREQPTYILTRDRLHVPGAGPALRALVQASQAISEAVLHGVAAGSETAIGSGPLREVVTARLASVAAKSAGLSPSLVDRLALLTPVLGTDLAADLAARFAADTASTVFRGARVCFTGDATDLTGAPMARADLKAHAERMGLVPVDSVTKTRCDLLVVAELGTQSGKARKAAEYGKPVISVAEFLVAVPSEPPTAPAAPTARASRPATAKRQRPVPAQGCETGDRVTRDSAQLPRVAEAAEALALQREGRTMDEVAALLGKSPHTVKDLLADARFYDDPEAQPERLALAQRAAELLRTTEMKKTEIIATLGLGSKAAGRVFRDATFMETR from the coding sequence ATGGCCTGGTTCAGGCGCAAGAGGAACGTGCGACCGTCAGATCCCGTCGTCGTGCAGGTCGAGTACCTACCTCGCGGCGCTGCGGTCCCCGACCATGCTGACGACCTGCCCGAGTGGGCCAAGCGGCTCGACCCCACCAGCGACCTGCGGGCCTACGCCTACGAGTGGCGTGTCGAGGGATTGCCCTCGATCGGAGACTTCGCCATCGACGACAACGGCCGAGTTGTGGTCGTCGTAGGCCGGGGACTTCACGGATTCGACGGCTCCCTCGCCCAGATCGTCGACCGCCTGCACCTCAACGCGATCGAACTGACGGCGCGCGGCGGCTACGCCTCCGACGACCCCACCCAGACGCCCGTAACACACATCGACCTGACGGACGAGTTCGAGTCCGCACTGGAGATCCTCCGGTCCGGCGGGTCGATGTTCCTCACCGGCAAGGCGGGCACGGGCAAGTCGACGCTCATCCGTCACTATATGGAGTCGACGAGGCGCAACGTCGTCGTCGCGGCGCCAACGGGCATCGCCGCGCTCAACGTGGACGGCTTGACGATCCACCGCCTGTTCTCCTTCCGGGCAAGCACGTCGCTCCACGACGTCGAGTCCGGCGGCTACCGGCCTGGCCGCTTCGCGCGTGAGATTCGGGGCATGGACACCCTGATCATCGACGAGGCGTCGATGGTGCGAGCCGACCTGCTCGACCAGATCGAGACCGCATTGCGCCGGTTCGGCCCCCGTCGCGGCGAGCCGTTCGGCGGCGTCCAGGTCGTCCTCGTCGGGGACCTGTTCCAACTGCCACCCGTCGTACCTGAGGCCGAGAGGGCGTGGCTGGAGTCGCGTTATGAGACGGAGTACTTCTTCTCCGCCCGTGCGTTCTCACGAGACCGTTTCCCGACGGTGGCGCTGACCAAGGTGTTCCGCCAACTCGGCGACGACCACCTGACCGGCGTCCTCAACGCAGTGCGCGAAGGCCTGCTCGCAGACGAGATGCGCGCCTCGCTCAACACCCGTGCCGACGCGGATTTCACCCCGCCACAGGACGAGTTCTGGCTGACCGTCGCGCCGACAAATCACATCGTGACGGCCCGCAACCGCACTGCCCTGGAACGGCTTGCGGGCGAGACGTTCCACCACACCGCCACGTCGTGGGGTGACCTGACGCACTTCGACAGCCCCGTCGAGCCGGTGGTGACGTACAAGGTCGGCGCGCAGGTCATGCTGCTCAACAACGACACGGCTGGCCGCTGGGTCAACGGGACCATCGGGCGTGTCGAGGCCGTCGACGGCGACACGGTCACCGTCCAACTGAACGGCGGCGGCGCCGTCGAGGTCGCACCCCACACGTGGGACGTGACCGAGCCACGCTTCGTCGACGGCACGATGTCGCGCGAGGTGGTCGGCGGGTACACACAACTGCCATTCAAACTCGCCTGGGCGGTGACGATCCACAAATGCCAGGGCCTCACGCTCGACCGCCTCGTAGTCGACCTGTCGGGCGGAACCTTCACGTTCGGGCAGGCGTATGTCGCGTTGAGCCGCTGCACGACGATGGACGGGTTGGTGCTCCACCGGCCCCTCGAGCCGCGCCACCTCCAGACTGACCGGCGTGTCGCCCGGTTCCTGGCGCAGAGCTCGGGTCCTGCCGAACGTGGCCCTGTGGCGATCGCGACGCTGAACGTTGGAGCGCATGACGTGCGCTCCAAACCGCGCCCGGTCGAGATCGCCTGCGTATTCGTCGACGGCACGGAGTTCTCCACGCTCGTCAACCCCGAGCGCGACCTCACCGGCGCGCGGGAGGGGTTCGGCATCGGCGTCGACGACATCACGCTGGCCCCGAACCTCGCCCAGGCGTGGACCGTGCTCGCACACGTCCTCGACGGGGCGACGCCAGTCGGTGTCGACCTTGACCAGACCCTCGGCTACCTCGACTGGGAGCTCAAGCGCCTGGGTGTCGTGCACCAACTCCCACCCGGCGTCGAGGTCGACCCCCGCCGCGCCAAGGGCGACGAGGAAGCGGAGCTCACCGCGCCGTCAGCGATCCGCCGCGCTCGGGCGGCACTCGCGATCCACCTGCGGGAGCCAGGCGCCTACGGGGCAGCGTTCGACACACCCGAGACGCGGGAGCAGCCGACCTACATCCTCACGCGCGACCGACTTCACGTGCCCGGAGCCGGCCCCGCGCTCAGGGCGCTTGTCCAGGCGAGCCAAGCCATCAGCGAGGCCGTGCTCCACGGTGTCGCGGCCGGGTCCGAGACGGCCATCGGCAGTGGGCCGTTGCGCGAGGTCGTCACCGCACGCCTCGCATCCGTGGCCGCGAAGTCGGCGGGCCTGTCACCGTCACTTGTGGACCGTCTGGCCTTGCTGACCCCGGTGCTCGGGACGGACCTCGCCGCGGATCTCGCGGCTCGCTTCGCGGCGGACACTGCCTCAACCGTCTTCCGCGGGGCACGGGTCTGCTTCACCGGCGACGCCACCGACCTCACCGGGGCGCCCATGGCCCGGGCGGACCTCAAGGCGCACGCCGAGCGGATGGGGCTCGTGCCTGTGGACAGCGTCACCAAGACTCGATGCGACCTCCTCGTCGTCGCGGAACTCGGCACGCAGTCCGGCAAGGCACGCAAGGCGGCGGAGTACGGAAAGCCCGTGATCTCCGTGGCAGAGTTCCTGGTCGCCGTCCCCAGCGAGCCGCCGACGGCGCCAGCTGCGCCCACTGCGCGCGCGAGCCGCCCTGCCACGGCGAAACGCCAGCGACCCGTCCCTGCTCAAGGGTGCGAGACCGGTGACCGGGTGACCAGGGACAGCGCCCAGCTCCCCCGCGTCGCCGAAGCAGCCGAGGCGCTCGCACTCCAGCGCGAGGGTAGAACCATGGACGAGGTCGCGGCCCTGCTCGGCAAGTCTCCGCACACGGTCAAAGACCTGCTCGCTGACGCACGGTTCTACGATGATCCCGAAGCGCAGCCAGAACGACTCGCACTGGCGCAGCGGGCCGCGGAACTCCTCCGGACGACCGAGATGAAGAAGACGGAGATCATCGCGACGCTCGGCCTGGGCTCCAAAGCCGCGGGACGCGTGTTCCGCGACGCCACATTCATGGAGACTCGGTAG
- a CDS encoding ABC transporter permease, protein MDPLSARALIGVVTLTALTTGALALVRAPRLAAPAWAVLRGGLQLAAISAILRGVISDPAWVAVAIGVMFTVATVTVTRRLGFTPALLATVASAVAAGVGAALAIVFGTGALDMSTRNALAVGGIVIGGAMTTATLAGRRLVATVRDRWDEVEAWLALGATHRQSTAAMARDAVAEALVPATDQTRTTGLVTLPGAFVGAIFGGLSPLDAGRFQIVVLAAILAAGTLTAALLVRAVAPVSHRPGAL, encoded by the coding sequence GTGGACCCTCTCTCCGCGCGAGCGTTGATCGGCGTCGTGACCTTGACGGCCCTGACCACCGGGGCGCTCGCACTTGTCCGGGCGCCCCGGCTCGCCGCGCCGGCGTGGGCGGTGCTGCGCGGCGGACTCCAGCTCGCGGCGATCAGCGCGATCCTGCGCGGGGTGATCTCGGATCCGGCGTGGGTGGCGGTCGCGATCGGGGTGATGTTCACAGTCGCCACGGTGACGGTCACCCGCAGGCTCGGGTTCACCCCCGCTCTGCTCGCCACGGTCGCGTCCGCGGTGGCCGCGGGCGTGGGAGCGGCGCTGGCCATCGTGTTCGGGACCGGCGCCCTGGACATGAGCACGCGCAACGCCTTGGCGGTCGGCGGCATCGTCATCGGGGGCGCCATGACCACGGCGACGCTCGCCGGCCGACGGCTCGTCGCGACGGTCCGCGACCGGTGGGACGAGGTCGAGGCATGGCTCGCGCTCGGCGCGACCCACAGGCAGTCGACGGCGGCGATGGCGCGGGACGCGGTGGCGGAGGCGCTCGTGCCCGCCACGGACCAGACCCGCACGACGGGTCTGGTCACCCTGCCTGGCGCGTTCGTCGGGGCGATCTTCGGCGGACTCTCGCCCCTGGACGCGGGCAGGTTCCAGATCGTCGTGCTGGCCGCCATCCTCGCGGCGGGCACGCTGACCGCCGCGCTCCTGGTGCGGGCCGTCGCACCCGTGTCGCACCGACCTGGGGCGCTGTAG
- a CDS encoding 4'-phosphopantetheinyl transferase family protein, with protein MRRSHAAPGVAQAGPVTRADHADVRPVQVRVVVVRAGALSDGLAEGVLSEAERVRARAHRRPEDRRLSATASALVRVIAGQALGARPESVTVTRRCPACGGPHGAPFVDGAPLLSVSHGDGFAVVAACDLPVGVDVEPVGRVGVGSVAGVLLGPHEPPSDDAGLLRTWVRKEAVVKATGVGLTVPLSDVRVSAPHEPAAVVRYGPRPGLAIALADVPLGGAHLSVAVVTDRQIQVLVEDGASWVTR; from the coding sequence ATGAGGCGATCGCACGCGGCGCCCGGCGTCGCCCAGGCCGGGCCTGTGACCCGCGCCGATCACGCAGACGTGCGGCCCGTCCAGGTCCGCGTGGTGGTGGTGCGGGCGGGCGCCCTGTCCGACGGACTCGCCGAGGGCGTGCTCAGCGAGGCCGAACGCGTCCGGGCACGCGCCCATCGGCGGCCCGAGGACCGCAGGCTCAGCGCCACGGCGTCGGCCCTCGTCCGCGTGATCGCGGGACAGGCGCTCGGCGCTCGCCCCGAGTCGGTGACCGTGACCCGCCGCTGTCCCGCCTGTGGAGGCCCGCACGGCGCCCCGTTCGTCGACGGCGCCCCGCTGCTGTCGGTGAGCCACGGTGACGGGTTCGCCGTCGTCGCCGCGTGCGACCTGCCGGTCGGTGTCGACGTCGAGCCCGTCGGCCGGGTCGGTGTGGGATCCGTGGCCGGAGTGCTGCTCGGCCCGCACGAGCCGCCGTCCGACGACGCCGGGCTGCTGCGCACCTGGGTCCGCAAGGAGGCGGTGGTCAAGGCGACCGGGGTTGGCCTGACGGTTCCGCTGAGCGACGTGCGGGTCAGCGCGCCGCACGAGCCGGCCGCCGTCGTCCGGTACGGGCCGCGCCCAGGCCTCGCGATCGCGCTGGCCGACGTTCCGCTCGGCGGGGCGCACCTGAGCGTCGCCGTGGTGACCGACCGCCAGATCCAGGTGCTCGTCGAGGACGGGGCGTCGTGGGTCACGCGCTGA
- a CDS encoding DUF4190 domain-containing protein: MTSPQQPQPHYASAAPPSAGPSAPATSVPGRGLGIAGFVTAFLVSPVGLVLSIIALVQSRKAGHKNGLALAGVIVSVLVTIGWVVVIIVTVSLAAELLETCRDLGPGTHVVGGATYTCS, translated from the coding sequence GTGACGTCGCCGCAGCAGCCGCAGCCCCACTACGCCTCCGCCGCTCCTCCCAGCGCCGGACCTTCGGCTCCAGCCACCTCCGTGCCGGGGCGCGGCCTAGGCATCGCCGGGTTCGTCACGGCGTTCTTGGTCTCCCCGGTGGGGCTGGTCCTCTCGATCATCGCGCTGGTGCAGTCACGCAAGGCCGGGCACAAGAACGGCCTTGCCCTGGCCGGCGTGATCGTGAGCGTGCTCGTCACGATCGGCTGGGTCGTCGTCATCATCGTGACCGTCTCCTTGGCTGCGGAGCTCCTCGAGACCTGTCGCGACCTCGGTCCGGGCACGCACGTCGTCGGAGGCGCCACGTACACCTGCTCGTGA
- a CDS encoding L-lactate dehydrogenase, producing MIAAPSRTKKVMIVGDGAVGSAYAHSLITLDIADEIGIIDLDRAKAHADALDLRHAVPYAPVAAKKIYAADYADCADADIVAITANAPAAVLDGDFDRLRLLGKNVSVMTSITRSVMESGFDGIFLVVSNPVDVLTRVVAAASGLPPSRVIGTGTLVETSRMRTILADYLDLHPANVHGYVLGEHGESAFTAWSNVSIGSLPIREWMRHNAGAYGIAPFDELDRRVREIGFDIFRGKGNTSYGVAGGLARVTTAILRDENVILPVSAHVEDAYQIRDLYIGVPVVVGRAGVRELVHLYLDDDELAQYARSAEILRASYDSVRDAVDR from the coding sequence ATGATCGCCGCCCCCTCACGCACCAAGAAGGTCATGATCGTCGGCGACGGCGCTGTCGGGTCCGCGTATGCGCACTCGCTCATCACGCTCGACATCGCCGACGAGATCGGCATCATCGACCTGGACCGGGCCAAGGCCCACGCGGACGCCCTCGACCTGCGCCACGCCGTCCCCTACGCGCCCGTCGCCGCGAAGAAGATCTACGCGGCCGACTACGCCGACTGCGCCGACGCCGACATCGTCGCGATCACCGCGAACGCGCCGGCCGCCGTGCTCGACGGCGACTTCGACCGCCTGCGGCTGCTGGGCAAGAACGTCTCGGTCATGACGTCGATCACGCGCTCGGTCATGGAGTCGGGCTTCGACGGGATCTTCCTCGTCGTGTCCAACCCCGTGGACGTGCTCACCCGGGTGGTCGCCGCGGCGTCGGGCCTGCCGCCGTCGCGCGTCATCGGCACCGGCACGCTCGTCGAGACGAGCCGGATGCGCACGATCCTGGCCGACTACCTGGACCTGCATCCCGCGAACGTGCACGGCTACGTGCTCGGCGAGCATGGCGAGTCGGCGTTCACCGCGTGGTCGAACGTGTCGATCGGGTCGCTGCCGATCCGCGAGTGGATGCGCCACAACGCCGGCGCGTACGGCATCGCGCCGTTCGACGAGCTCGATCGCCGGGTGCGCGAGATCGGGTTCGACATCTTCCGCGGCAAGGGCAACACGAGCTATGGGGTCGCGGGCGGGCTGGCGCGCGTCACCACCGCGATCCTGCGCGACGAGAACGTCATCCTCCCGGTGTCCGCGCACGTCGAGGACGCCTACCAGATCCGCGACCTGTACATCGGCGTCCCCGTGGTGGTCGGCCGCGCGGGCGTGCGAGAGCTCGTGCACCTCTACCTCGACGACGACGAGCTCGCCCAGTACGCCCGCTCCGCCGAAATCCTGCGGGCCAGCTATGACTCCGTGCGGGACGCCGTCGATCGGTGA
- a CDS encoding GNAT family acetyltransferase → MTSTWTFEEIADDDVAQVVALWHACDLTRPWNDPHLDIADARANPASTVLVARDASGVVASVMAAYDGHRGWLYYVAVSPDLRGAGLGRAAVEAGEAWLRAAGARKTQLMVRTTNDQAVGFYERLGYADQSTTVLGRWL, encoded by the coding sequence GTGACCAGCACGTGGACCTTCGAGGAGATCGCCGACGACGACGTGGCGCAGGTCGTGGCCCTGTGGCACGCCTGCGACCTGACGCGTCCGTGGAACGACCCGCATCTCGATATCGCGGACGCGCGCGCGAATCCGGCCTCGACGGTCCTGGTCGCACGCGACGCGAGCGGCGTCGTCGCGTCCGTGATGGCCGCCTATGACGGGCACCGCGGTTGGCTGTACTACGTCGCCGTCTCCCCCGACCTGCGGGGCGCCGGGCTCGGCCGCGCCGCGGTCGAGGCCGGCGAGGCATGGCTGCGCGCGGCGGGGGCGCGCAAGACGCAGCTCATGGTCCGCACCACCAACGACCAGGCGGTCGGGTTCTACGAGCGTCTGGGCTACGCGGACCAGTCGACCACCGTGCTCGGCCGCTGGCTCTGA
- a CDS encoding TetR/AcrR family transcriptional regulator, which translates to MSLNEVSPTAPDAAPARRRRGAELERALLDAAWGELVDKGYDAMTYEGVAERAATSRAVVYRRWPSKPELTRAAVRHGGAGETFDPIDTGTLRGDLVELLRWTNQNRVRVGVIIAARLVGYFAETGTAMGDLREAFIAGREPRSEEIYRRAVARGEVDPARLTPRVKSAAFDLFRGEALLTLRPVPDETIAEILDEVVLPLLTGPRADPS; encoded by the coding sequence ATGTCTCTTAACGAGGTGTCGCCGACGGCGCCCGACGCCGCCCCCGCCCGCCGGCGACGCGGCGCCGAGCTCGAGCGGGCGCTGCTCGACGCCGCCTGGGGCGAGCTCGTCGACAAGGGCTACGACGCGATGACCTACGAGGGCGTGGCCGAGCGCGCGGCCACGAGCCGCGCCGTCGTCTACCGCCGCTGGCCGTCCAAGCCCGAGCTGACCCGCGCGGCGGTCCGCCACGGCGGCGCCGGCGAGACCTTCGACCCGATCGACACGGGCACGCTGCGCGGCGACCTCGTCGAGCTGCTGCGCTGGACGAACCAGAACCGCGTGCGCGTTGGCGTCATCATCGCCGCGCGGCTGGTCGGCTACTTCGCGGAGACAGGGACTGCCATGGGCGATCTGCGCGAGGCGTTCATCGCAGGTCGCGAGCCGCGCTCGGAGGAGATCTACCGCAGGGCCGTCGCGCGCGGCGAGGTTGACCCGGCGCGGCTGACCCCTCGGGTCAAGTCGGCCGCTTTCGACCTGTTCCGCGGCGAGGCGCTCCTGACCCTCAGGCCCGTGCCCGACGAGACCATCGCGGAGATCCTCGACGAGGTCGTGCTGCCACTGCTGACGGGCCCGCGGGCCGACCCGTCGTGA